From a region of the uncultured Desulfatiglans sp. genome:
- a CDS encoding Cation diffusion facilitator family transporter (modular protein) has translation MSSSSSDTTNRENRTRLAVIGLALAVGAGLMAVKFYAYHLTGSSAILSDALESIINVVASAFALGSVILAQKPPDASHPYGHGKIEYFSAGFEGALIIVAAVGIFVSGISHILDPRPLPCLESGLVLLAGAAVVNLALGAALLKYGRKTGSLTLIADGKHILTDVYTSAAVLPGLLVVRFTGLLWLDGVVACLVGVNILVSGGGLVRQSFSALMDASEPKLLDRISSVLDGRRKDLWIDIHQLRAWRSGSLIHIDLHLILPRNLSLEEAHREAKDLEALLQGHFSGRASILIHMDPCIDEDCPVCVKHLCELRSRAATGRPRWERERLVRNGASAGEAEIENGPVETGAGERRSSRKGPGDPVQPLGEEQQGADQDQGAGKSSGDLQKASPAEAAPGKKRPPVPQ, from the coding sequence ATGTCAAGCAGTTCCTCAGATACGACGAACAGAGAGAACCGCACTCGGCTTGCGGTCATCGGACTCGCGCTGGCTGTGGGGGCGGGCCTCATGGCCGTCAAATTCTACGCCTATCACCTGACCGGGTCTTCGGCCATTCTATCCGACGCGCTAGAATCCATCATCAATGTGGTGGCGAGCGCCTTCGCCCTCGGAAGCGTCATCCTGGCCCAAAAGCCGCCCGACGCCTCCCACCCTTACGGCCACGGCAAGATCGAGTATTTTTCCGCCGGGTTCGAAGGGGCCTTGATCATCGTTGCCGCTGTGGGGATCTTCGTGAGCGGCATATCCCACATCCTGGATCCCCGTCCGTTGCCGTGTCTCGAAAGCGGTCTTGTATTGCTGGCCGGGGCTGCGGTCGTCAACCTGGCCCTCGGTGCCGCGCTCCTCAAATACGGCAGAAAGACCGGTTCGCTGACTCTAATCGCGGATGGCAAGCACATCCTGACCGATGTCTACACCTCCGCCGCCGTGCTTCCCGGACTGCTGGTGGTCAGGTTCACCGGTCTCCTCTGGCTCGATGGGGTGGTCGCCTGCCTGGTGGGGGTGAATATCCTGGTCTCGGGGGGCGGTCTGGTGCGGCAGTCCTTTTCCGCCCTGATGGATGCCTCGGAGCCGAAGCTCCTGGACAGGATCTCGTCCGTCCTCGACGGTCGTCGCAAGGATCTGTGGATCGATATCCACCAGCTGCGGGCCTGGCGTTCCGGGAGTCTGATCCATATCGATCTCCACCTGATCCTGCCGAGAAATCTTTCGCTGGAAGAGGCACACCGCGAGGCCAAGGACCTGGAGGCCCTCCTTCAGGGGCACTTTTCGGGGCGTGCAAGCATCCTGATCCACATGGACCCTTGCATCGACGAGGACTGCCCGGTCTGCGTGAAGCACCTGTGCGAACTTCGAAGCCGCGCGGCGACGGGCCGTCCGAGATGGGAGCGGGAGCGTCTGGTGCGGAACGGGGCGTCAGCCGGGGAGGCAGAGATTGAAAACGGGCCGGTGGAGACAGGTGCCGGGGAGAGACGGTCTTCACGCAAGGGACCCGGCGATCCTGTACAGCCATTGGGAGAGGAGCAGCAGGGCGCCGATCAGGATCAGGGGGCCGGTAAGTCGTCCGGGGATCTGCAGAAGGCGTCCCCGGCTGAAGCGGCACCCGGAAAGAAGCGCCCCCCCGTTCCACAGTAA
- a CDS encoding hypothetical protein (Evidence 5 : Unknown function) translates to MHSRRALSGRPLGQKRCLQGALAAWKMKMSLNPFHLGRLLTHWRRLFGPSGRLVEVHRPPSWWDVAGRHLPLALIGAVPLALAHFVPISRLPGVPCLFLKWTGVPCPFCGYTRSFWAMAQGDWAFAFRNAPLACLFYGAAILLLLWNGGALLSGCRFSRGRLLQIPGRLTGPLILIGALLLLSQWLYRIAGSLA, encoded by the coding sequence ATGCACAGCCGACGCGCCCTCAGCGGAAGGCCACTCGGCCAGAAGCGGTGTCTGCAGGGCGCCCTGGCAGCCTGGAAGATGAAGATGTCATTGAACCCGTTCCATCTCGGAAGGCTGCTGACACACTGGAGGCGCTTGTTCGGGCCTTCGGGCCGCCTGGTGGAGGTCCATCGGCCTCCATCCTGGTGGGATGTCGCCGGAAGGCATCTGCCCCTGGCGCTTATCGGGGCGGTTCCCCTCGCCCTGGCCCATTTCGTGCCGATTTCACGCCTTCCCGGAGTCCCCTGCCTGTTCCTGAAATGGACGGGTGTTCCTTGCCCCTTCTGCGGCTACACCCGCTCCTTCTGGGCCATGGCGCAGGGGGATTGGGCCTTCGCCTTCCGCAACGCACCGCTCGCATGCCTGTTTTATGGAGCGGCGATCCTCCTCTTACTGTGGAACGGGGGGGCGCTTCTTTCCGGGTGCCGCTTCAGCCGGGGACGCCTTCTGCAGATCCCCGGACGACTTACCGGCCCCCTGATCCTGATCGGCGCCCTGCTGCTCCTCTCCCAATGGCTGTACAGGATCGCCGGGTCCCTTGCGTGA
- a CDS encoding conserved membrane hypothetical protein (Evidence 4 : Unknown function but conserved in other organisms) has protein sequence MDPIPVKFGEWFEKGFALYKQNIVPLILASLIALVLGTATLGILAGPMLAGLFLMVLAFHDGREPRPDVGEIFRGFNFFLNSLLFVGVWGIAMLMLAVIVGLIPCVGQLAALFGVYAMQTFLMFGLLLIVDRGMDFWQASQESYQAVKTNFWQFLGLMIVTGIIGSLGAIACGLGLAVTVPIQICILTVAYRDIFKEGEAETAEVIEIIETGPAPEPHPENPA, from the coding sequence ATGGATCCAATCCCGGTCAAATTCGGCGAATGGTTCGAGAAAGGCTTCGCCCTCTACAAGCAGAACATCGTACCGCTCATCCTCGCCTCCCTGATCGCCTTGGTTTTGGGGACTGCGACGCTGGGCATCCTGGCCGGCCCGATGCTGGCAGGGCTTTTTCTGATGGTGCTCGCGTTTCACGACGGGCGGGAACCCCGCCCCGACGTGGGCGAGATCTTCCGGGGCTTCAATTTCTTCTTGAATTCGCTTCTTTTCGTCGGGGTGTGGGGCATCGCCATGCTGATGCTCGCCGTCATCGTCGGGCTGATCCCGTGCGTCGGACAGCTCGCCGCCCTGTTCGGCGTTTACGCGATGCAGACCTTCCTCATGTTCGGGCTGCTCCTCATCGTCGACCGGGGGATGGACTTCTGGCAGGCTTCCCAGGAGAGCTATCAGGCGGTCAAGACCAACTTCTGGCAGTTTCTCGGGCTCATGATCGTGACCGGCATCATCGGCAGCCTCGGGGCCATCGCCTGCGGCCTGGGCCTGGCGGTCACGGTCCCTATCCAGATCTGCATCCTGACCGTAGCCTATCGGGATATCTTCAAGGAAGGCGAGGCGGAGACCGCCGAGGTGATCGAGATCATCGAGACAGGTCCGGCGCCGGAGCCCCATCCGGAAAATCCCGCTTGA